The nucleotide sequence GCGCCAGAAAAACAGTTTGAGCACCATACCAACCACCGCCAGGCCCCAGACAACGGCCAGAACGGTATAGGCAAACCAACTGCCGATCATCACGACAAGTGGCGTATAAGTCCCGGCGATTTTCAGATAGATTGCAGCGTGATCAAAGCGGCGCAAGATGGGTCTGATCCCTTCCCACGGCGTCATATGATAAAAAGCCGAGGCCACAAAGGTTGCGATCAGGGTTGCACCATAGACAGCAATCGCGGCGATTTGCGCTGCCGTAGCATGACCAGATGCCCAGACAATCAAAACAACGGCCCCGGTGATTGCACCCAGTACTCCCACAGCGTGCATGGTCCCATCGGCAATGCGTTCTGAGCGGGCATAGATCGGATACATGGCGCGGTCCTTGTGTTGTTTGTCCAAACGGTAGCGGGATCACAAAGACCGTCAAACGTTTCGTTAGGTCAAAGCGGGTCCTTGGCAGCCGCGGCCTGATCGCCCACACTCATCTTAAAGCGTGAAAGGTTAACAACTATGTGGCAACAAATTCTGCGGGTACGGCAACGGGCAATCTGGTCTTGGCATGGGTTTGTCCATGTCTGCAAAACCGAAGGGTCCTTAATGCAATGGCTGGTTGCAAATGCAGTTTTTGGGACACTTGCCCTTGTTTTGCCCTTGAGTTCTGGCGAGCGTGGGATGCTTTTGATGGGCGGTATCATCGTACTGGCCACCGAATGCATGAACACGGCGATTGAGCGGGTGGTTGACGATATCGGGACTGAACAGCGGGAGGCGGCAAAACATGCGAAAGACTGCGGATCAGCGGCCGTAGCGGTGACGGCGGTTGGTGTGGGGGTTGCTTGGGTCTGCGTGTTGGTTGGTCTCGCAGTCTGAGTCAGATTTAGATCTACGGTGTTTCAGGCGTGTGAACGTCTATGATACGTGCAACCGATGTGACATCGACCAATGTCGTGATCTCAATAGGATCGAGGGGGCGGCCTAAACGCTCTTCCACTGCCAGAACCATGCGAAAATGCGCCAGACTGTCCCATGCAGCGGTGTTCATCAGACTGGTGTCTGGTGTCACATCGTCCGGGGATAAGTTGAGCGCTTCCGCCACTAACGCGAACGTTTCACTCTGCATTTGCTTCTGCCTCAATCTGGCGTTTTTTCAACCAATCCTCGGACAACATCTCGTAGTGGATGCTATCATGATGTTCCCCTGTGCCTGGTGATAGCCACACCTTGCGATCATAGCCGATCATGCGAAAGCCCATCTTGTTATAGTTATAGATTGAGCTAACATTCCTACTTAACACGCGGCCATAAAAACGCACAACGCGATCCGATCTGGAAAAATGATCAAGGATCGCTGTACGCACTTCCTCGAAGACATCTTTGCCCCACCAACTGCGTGCATGGATGACAATCGTCAGGCTTGCTGTGCCCGAGTCATCAATTTTCAGCTTATGAACACCAATTGTGCCTTTGATCTCTTTGGCGACAATTGCATGAGTAAAACGCGAATGCCCATCAGCGCGCCCCATCAATTTCGCCCACTTGTACGGCGAATAATCAGTGCGTGGCATCATGAGATTCTGCAATATCTCGGGATCATTCCGCCAAGGTGCCGTCACCTTGATCGCCTCCGCTCGATTGCAATTCACCAGATTGAAGCGCTCTGTGATGACCGGTTGAGACAAATAGGGATCAGGTGGCTTGCGCCGCAATTTGCTCAGAACCATTTCTCTACCATCTGTTTTTGGGCCTCAATCCGTGCAATCTTACCCCGATCATTCTTGGGTATTTCAGTCACAAACTCAATCTTGGAAGGTACCGCATCCGTGCGCGCGTTTTCACGGCACCATGCGATCAGTTCCATTGTGTCGAGAGTGTTTGACGTGGGGCGCACGAGTGCCGCCACTCTCTGACCCGAGATTGGATCTGGAATGCCGAAGCTGCAGGCCTCTGCGACGTGAGCGTGTCCCTCAAGCAGCATGTCCACTTCCTCTGCCAGAACTTTAATGCCAGCGACGTTGATTTCATTCTTGGTTCGTCCGACCAGGGTCAGTGACTGGTCTTTGGCAAGGTGTCCGAGGTCACCGGTCAACATATAGTCGCCCAGCATAACTTCGCGTGTCTTTTCAGGATTGCGCCAGAACCCCAGCATCTGCCCTGGGCTTTTGACCGCTACCTGCCCTTCGCCGTGGCTATGTAAGCCGTTGTCACGCAACACCCGAAATTCGCCACCCCAGGGTTGGCCCACGTAGCCGTCGGAACGGCCAACGTCTGAGAATGCTCCGCCGGAAATCCAATTGGCGGTTTCTGTCATGCCATAGGAGTTGAAAACAGCCTTAGTGCCACACCAGTTCGCTATGCTTTCCCATAGAGCGAGGGAAAGGGGGGCCGACCCGACATGAACCCGCTGCATCGCGCCCTGAGGAGGCGGAGACGTCGCAAGGATCATCTTCCAAAACGACGGCACCGAACTGAAGAACGTGATCTCATGCTGGTCGAGCGTCGCTCCAAAGTTGGACATCTGAGGGATTTCGATTTTAGGCAAAAGCCAAAGGTGCTGTCCGGCGTAAAGTGCGGTCAAAGCATTCCCGATAAGACCGTGCCCGAAGAAAAGAGGCAAAGTGCAGAGTGTGTTTTTCATCACGGTCGGCCCGATTGCAGTCAGGTTGGCTGCAAGCCGTTGGCGAAGACCATCAATGCTATGCGTGACACCTTTGGGCGTGCCGGTCGTGCCAGATGTCATCAAGATGAGCGCAGCACCGTCTATGTCATAAAGGTGCTCTGCTTGCGGCGGCAATTCTTTCATCGAGTTATCGTCCAACCAGAGCGCAGCCCCAGTCGTGGCAATGACGTTTTGCCGCTCACCTGCTTTGATGGCAGGGTTTACCATGACCGCACAGGCGCCGCATTTCCAGACCGCAAAGAGACTCACAAGGCAATCGATGGGGTCCGACGTCGCAATTACCGCGCGAGAAGATTTGCCCGCTAGACAATCTCGAATTGCGGCTGCGCGCGCTTCAATAGCATCTAGAAATGCGTCTTTGTCACGATGCCGCCCAGATCTGACGCAAGTTATCTGCATTGTTTTGGGTAGGTTAAACATGATTTATTTCAACGTATTAGGCATCCTTGGGGGCATCAGTTTGTCTGCGATTTGAGCGCTTAGCAAGCGCCGTTGCTTTAGCGCTTAGGCGTAGCGTGGCCAAAGCAGTTCAAAGTTAACTTTTTGTTGTGTGAAGTTAAGCCTAGGCTTAGTTTTGGCGCAACTTTTGATTGGTTGGAAGATGGAGTTATCGATGATCAAACGAATTAAAACTGGTGTCTCAGCTATTGCTGCGCTTGCTTTGACAGGCACAGCCGTATCTGCTGGCGGTCTGGCTGATGAAATTGTTGAAGCACCCGTCGCGGTCGAAGACCCTGTTGCAGCAGCACCTGCTAGCAGCGTTCCTGGGTGGGTCATTCCTGTGGCGATTTTGGCACTTGTGATCGGTGTTGTGGCCAGCAGCGACGATGACGATGACGATGATGGTGGCGACGAAAAGATGGGCGGTGGGCTTGGTCCAAAGAAAAATCAGTAGCTGCTAACCAGTGTTGTGTTGTTGAGCTCAGGCCTCATAGCCACATAGATGACGGCGGGGGCGGGGGCTAAAAGGTTCACGCCCCTGCCGCGGTACTGGTTGATGTTCACATAGGTTGCATCAATCGTTGTGATCTTTTCCTCACCGTACGCGGTGGCCCGACCTACTCGCATCTGGGCAACGACGCTGTTTCACTTTGCCAATTCCTGCGGTTTTTAGAGCGGTTTTGTGTGGCCCATGGGCGCAGCCGCGTCGTGCCAGCATAAGCTATTGCGATTGACGAAGATAATCCCGCCCAGCTCGCGCCGGGTATAGACGCGAGGCTTGCTGTGAGGCGTCGGGGAGCAGGCTCAACACGCGCGATCTGCCCATCTGGACCTTGTGTTGGACAGGTCGCCGCATAGGTTTCACCCTCCCGACACTCCATCCAAGTAAACCCGCACCGCATCCTGCACCCGCCGGAACCGGTCTCCACCCAGCTTCGTCCCACCGAACCACCGGGTCACCACAATGATGTGGCCTTCCAGCCCTTCGCGTTCCAGCATCCGCAGGATCACCATGCCTGCGCCGCTTTCGCCGTCGTCGTTCTTCAACGGCCCATCCGGCAGCAGAACCGCCCATGTGTTATGCGTCGCTTTGGCGAACTTCTTGCGGCGGCACAGCGATTTGACAAAAGCCTTGGCCTCATCCGCTGACCCCACAGGCCCTCCTGCGACCGCATATTTTGAACCGCGGTCGCTCAGGACATTTTCGATAACCTTCAGGGAACCGCCCTCGGATCAGGATGTGACCTCGCGGGCAGCGCCATAGTTGCAGCCGCTGTGGCCGCTAAGGCCTTTCATGGGTGATGTGGCGTCGGCCACTGCGGCGCAGGCGCTTGCCGTATCATCCCACGCCATCCCCACAGGGCAGCTTTGGGATTGGGCGACCGGTTCGGTCGGGGCTAAGCAGTGTCGTGTCTTGGGCGTATGCGGCCATTGGCAATAGGGCCAGGGCAAGTACTGTGAGACGCATCATGTCCTCCTACGGTTAGCTAATTAAATAACGGTAGCCCAATCGCACGATTTTTCAACCTGTGCATCTTTGCATTGCTTGACCCACATCAAGGTAATCAAACCGCATTTTTGCTATGGCCGCGCGATGCAAAAAGAAGGAGAGGGACATGAAAGATACCGCTGTTGAGACCAAACCAAAGCCACGCAAACGCAGCCGACCTGCGCGCCTGCCTAAGATCGCCCGACGCCCCTATGAGGCTGAAAAAGCCGAGTTGCAGGCCGAGCTTTTGAAGGTGCAGCTTTGGGCGCAAGAGACAGGTCAGCGCTTTGTCCTGCTCTTTGAAGGCCGTGATGCGGCTTAAGCAAGGGCGGTACAATCAAGCGCTTCACAGAGCACCTTAACCCCCGTGCGGCCCGCGTCGTTGCCCTGAACAAACCAACGGATGAAGAACGCGGCCAATGGTATTTCCAACGCTATGTCAACCATCTGCCGACATCGGGCGAAATGGTTCTCTATGACCGCAGCTGGTACAACCGCGCCGGTGTTGAGCGCGTCATGGGGTTTTGTGAGCCTGAGGAATACCTCGAATTCATGCGCCAGACACCAGAGGTCGAGCGGATGCTGACGCGGTCGGGTATCCGCCTTTATAAATACTGGTTCTCGGTGACGCAGGATGAGCAGAAACGCCGCTTTGAATCCCGCGCCACTGACCCTCTGAAACAGTGGAAGCTGTCACCGATTGACAAGGCCAGCCTTGATAAATGGGAAGACTACACCGAAGCCAAAGAGGCGATGTTCTTTTACACCGATACGGCTGACGCCCCCTGGACCGTGGTGAAATCCAATGACAAGAAACGCGCGCGGCTTAACTGCATGCGTCATTTCCTGTCGACGCTGGATTATCCCGGCAAGGACTACGCCATCGCCCAACCGCCGCAGCCCGAGATTGTAGGCAGCGCAAAGAAGGTCATCCATCGGGCCGATCACATTCTGGGCACAGCACTGCATCCTGAAACGCGACGGGTGAAGGTATAAAGGCGCTGCCCCGCTTGCGGCCTGATACCACTTAGCTTTAAACCGGGGCATGGCCATACGGCAGTCTTTCACACGACAGCAGGTTTTCGTCCTTTTCATCTGTGTAGCGATCTTTGCGCTTGGACAGTTTCATCGTGCATCCGGCGGGGTGTTTACGCCGATCCTGATGGACCGTTTCGCGCTTTCGACGGCGACGGTTGGCGGCTTGGTTTCGGCCATGTTCTTTGCGACGATTGCGGCGCAACTGCCCTTTGGCCTGGCTTTGGACCGTATCGGGCCGCGTGTCGTGCTGGGCACATGTGTCCTGATCATTGCCCTTGGCACTGGTGTATTCGCGATTGCGCCCAGCTTTGATCTGGCCCTGCTGTCACGGATCATGATCGGCATCGGGTTGGCTGCAATGGGGGCCGCCACCCATGTGATCATTGCGCGAAACTTCACAGCCAAGGATTTTGGATATATCGGCGGCCTTGTCGTCACCTTGGGCGGCGTTGGTGGGCTTTTGGGTACATATCCATTGGCTGTCGCGTTAGAGTATCTGCCTTGGGCGACGGTCTTTGGCGGTGTGGCCTGTATCACGCTGGCGCTGGCGTGGCCTGTTTTTCACCTTGTACGGCCCGGCCCTGCCGCCGCCGATGATCATCAAGACCCGACCGGGGGCGTGCATGGTGGCTATCTCACACTGCTGCGCCAACCTGAATTTCTAAAAATTCTGACCCTCGGCGCGGTCACCTATGCGCCAATCACAACGATCACGGGTCTTTGGGGCGGGCCCTTTCTGCAAGACGTGGCCAATCTCTCTGCCGGACAATCGGGGGCTGTGCTGCTGCTCCTTTTCGCGGCAACCATCGCGGCGGGATACGTCTTTGGATCGCTGGACCGGTATGTCGCCTCGCGAAGGGCGCTGATCTGCGCCGCATTCGCCGCCTCATGCGGCAGCCTCTTCGCCTTGGCGGCGTTCGCCAAGCCACCGGTCGCACTGTCGATCTTATTGCTGGTGATCATGGTGTTCAGCCAGCAATTCTACATCCCCCTCAGCGCCCACATGCGCAAGAGTGTCGAAGACAATCTGCTGGGGCGGGCATCGACGCTACTGTCGCTCATATCCGTCGCAGCGATCCCGGCAATGCAACTGGCCTTTGGTGCCATTCTGGATGTGACGGCCAAATGGGGCTTTGCGACGCCAGATCAATACCGGACGGCCTTCGGCGCGATGGGCGCTGTGATCCTTGGCGCCGGGTTGCTTTATCTGACGTCACGCAACATCAATGATGATGCGCAAGATGGTTAGCAGATCAGGCTTGGCGCAGCTCAGCGAAAGTCTCACGGTTCACGCAGTAGGCTGGCGCCTGATCAACATGTGCCGTTTCAGCCAGCAAGCGATCGCATTTTTCCACCTGTTCGCATCCCCGACAGCCGGTAATCATATCGGCATATTCGGCGATGTTGATTTTATCCTCATCCAATGCGGTCGACAGATCGACATCACACGCCTTGGCCATCTTAATGACCCGCCAAAAGTGATCGCGTATATCCCCTAGGGTTTGCATTTCCAAGCCTCCGGTTGCGGATGGCGTTGTCATAACAGCCCGGAAAAACAAAAACCTTGCGCTAGATCAAGTCATCGCCCGCACCCGAAATCACGGCACTTTGCGGTGTTGGGTCGCCATATCACAGGTTGACGGTACCCCGCGTCTTCTTCTTAAAACACCAAAGCCCCGCCAAACATGCCGCAAAGGATCACCTCTATGTCTGATAGTCTCGCTCTTTTGGGTGTCAAAGGCGGCCCGGCCATTCGTCCGGGTTCCAACATGCCGACGGCCATGCTGTTGAAACTTGCCGGGAAAACCATTCTTGTCGATGCCGGGCTGGGCGTCACACGTGGCATTTGCGACCAAGGCGTCGCACTAACCGAAATCGACCTGATCGTGATCACACACCTGCACTCTGATCACTACCTCGAACTCGGGCCCTTCTTTCACACGGCGTGGACAGCCGGGCTTAATCGCACAATCACTGTGATCGGTCCAAAGGGTCTGGATACCTATTGGACAGGCTTCCAAGACAGCATGCGTTTCGACATTGACCTGCGCATACGCGACGAAGGGCGCTGCGATTTCGATGGCCTTGCCGACATCCAGATCATTCAGGACACGATGACCTTTGGCGACATCACGCTGCGCACAATGCGCAACCTCCATCCACCGATCATCGACACATTTGCACTGCGCTTTGAGGCAGGCGGCAAAGCCGTCGTCCTCTCCGGCGACACCGCCTACATGGATGACATGGCCCCATTCGCCAAAGGTGCCGACCTGTTGGTCCATGAAGCCATGCTGCGCGACGGGGTCGAGGCGCTCTGCGCCCTTATGACAAACGGTGATGAGCGCTTGCGCATCCACATCTTGCGCAGTCATACCGATGCCGTCGATGTTGGCCGCATCGCGAAGGATGCAAATGTAAGACAACTGGCGCTCAACCACATGGTGCCCGACGGTGACCCTGACTTCACCGATCACCATTGGGAAACCGAGGTGCGCAGGCATTGGACCGGTCCCTTTCATTTTG is from Yoonia sp. GPGPB17 and encodes:
- the trhA gene encoding PAQR family membrane homeostasis protein TrhA; protein product: MYPIYARSERIADGTMHAVGVLGAITGAVVLIVWASGHATAAQIAAIAVYGATLIATFVASAFYHMTPWEGIRPILRRFDHAAIYLKIAGTYTPLVVMIGSWFAYTVLAVVWGLAVVGMVLKLFFWRTPGRFGPALYLIMGWLSLALIWSLWPIVPVSSMVLIAIGGLLYTAGVPFYASETLKFSTAIWHGFVVAASACFFAAIAIATTTMV
- a CDS encoding diacylglycerol kinase, whose product is MWQQILRVRQRAIWSWHGFVHVCKTEGSLMQWLVANAVFGTLALVLPLSSGERGMLLMGGIIVLATECMNTAIERVVDDIGTEQREAAKHAKDCGSAAVAVTAVGVGVAWVCVLVGLAV
- a CDS encoding acyl carrier protein, with the translated sequence MQSETFALVAEALNLSPDDVTPDTSLMNTAAWDSLAHFRMVLAVEERLGRPLDPIEITTLVDVTSVARIIDVHTPETP
- a CDS encoding GNAT family N-acetyltransferase; the protein is MVLSKLRRKPPDPYLSQPVITERFNLVNCNRAEAIKVTAPWRNDPEILQNLMMPRTDYSPYKWAKLMGRADGHSRFTHAIVAKEIKGTIGVHKLKIDDSGTASLTIVIHARSWWGKDVFEEVRTAILDHFSRSDRVVRFYGRVLSRNVSSIYNYNKMGFRMIGYDRKVWLSPGTGEHHDSIHYEMLSEDWLKKRQIEAEANAE
- a CDS encoding class I adenylate-forming enzyme family protein; protein product: MSLFAVWKCGACAVMVNPAIKAGERQNVIATTGAALWLDDNSMKELPPQAEHLYDIDGAALILMTSGTTGTPKGVTHSIDGLRQRLAANLTAIGPTVMKNTLCTLPLFFGHGLIGNALTALYAGQHLWLLPKIEIPQMSNFGATLDQHEITFFSSVPSFWKMILATSPPPQGAMQRVHVGSAPLSLALWESIANWCGTKAVFNSYGMTETANWISGGAFSDVGRSDGYVGQPWGGEFRVLRDNGLHSHGEGQVAVKSPGQMLGFWRNPEKTREVMLGDYMLTGDLGHLAKDQSLTLVGRTKNEINVAGIKVLAEEVDMLLEGHAHVAEACSFGIPDPISGQRVAALVRPTSNTLDTMELIAWCRENARTDAVPSKIEFVTEIPKNDRGKIARIEAQKQMVEKWF
- a CDS encoding YigZ family protein gives rise to the protein MKVIENVLSDRGSKYAVAGGPVGSADEAKAFVKSLCRRKKFAKATHNTWAVLLPDGPLKNDDGESGAGMVILRMLEREGLEGHIIVVTRWFGGTKLGGDRFRRVQDAVRVYLDGVSGG
- a CDS encoding MFS transporter yields the protein MAIRQSFTRQQVFVLFICVAIFALGQFHRASGGVFTPILMDRFALSTATVGGLVSAMFFATIAAQLPFGLALDRIGPRVVLGTCVLIIALGTGVFAIAPSFDLALLSRIMIGIGLAAMGAATHVIIARNFTAKDFGYIGGLVVTLGGVGGLLGTYPLAVALEYLPWATVFGGVACITLALAWPVFHLVRPGPAAADDHQDPTGGVHGGYLTLLRQPEFLKILTLGAVTYAPITTITGLWGGPFLQDVANLSAGQSGAVLLLLFAATIAAGYVFGSLDRYVASRRALICAAFAASCGSLFALAAFAKPPVALSILLLVIMVFSQQFYIPLSAHMRKSVEDNLLGRASTLLSLISVAAIPAMQLAFGAILDVTAKWGFATPDQYRTAFGAMGAVILGAGLLYLTSRNINDDAQDG
- a CDS encoding DUF6455 family protein, with protein sequence MTTPSATGGLEMQTLGDIRDHFWRVIKMAKACDVDLSTALDEDKINIAEYADMITGCRGCEQVEKCDRLLAETAHVDQAPAYCVNRETFAELRQA
- a CDS encoding MBL fold metallo-hydrolase, which encodes MSDSLALLGVKGGPAIRPGSNMPTAMLLKLAGKTILVDAGLGVTRGICDQGVALTEIDLIVITHLHSDHYLELGPFFHTAWTAGLNRTITVIGPKGLDTYWTGFQDSMRFDIDLRIRDEGRCDFDGLADIQIIQDTMTFGDITLRTMRNLHPPIIDTFALRFEAGGKAVVLSGDTAYMDDMAPFAKGADLLVHEAMLRDGVEALCALMTNGDERLRIHILRSHTDAVDVGRIAKDANVRQLALNHMVPDGDPDFTDHHWETEVRRHWTGPFHFGKDGMKIAF